Proteins encoded in a region of the Stigmatella aurantiaca genome:
- a CDS encoding TonB family protein: protein MLLVLQAGTAFAQGLDGGSPDAGAPTEVEVRRTEAGFALEAGDAGTEPVFLPPSLLADSPAQYPPELAAEQVTGTVRLELLVDEAGEVESATLVEGSHPLLNEAALHAAPGLRFVPATLDGGPVPVRIGFEYRFEAPRLEEGPPGDGGVALGPVTLKGLVRAKGNRRPLPGAVLVSEAAPDAPVETDAAGRFEARWPPGTQWVRVTSPGHKPLSFRENVRPGETLEVVYGLEPLVLNPYETVVRGDRERTEVSRVTLHDAELREVPGTLGDPFRVVMLLPGVGSMLSGVAYPVVRGSQPSSTGYFLDGVRVPILFHLFLGPAVLHPDFIDTIDFYPGTPPPQYGRLMGGAINGRLSRPRDDRVHGSVYADFINAGFFIEYPFQSTGTNVSVAGRYSYTPWIVAIAANAIQEPPPPGRKNDKLVLDFWDYQARVEQKVGRGQTRLFAFGSSDTFGEEAQDALGSTSLQTILFHRVDLRHQHPVGPGQLEAGVTWGLDRLGLVSRDPDERTEFHIDNLTFSARTRYDMKVSERLSLRAGADLDHTRANVQAFFPDEEEDGSTRDRVINAPVSLGLFTGAYAELVWQPEARWTVVPGLRVDNYHLSPGINRFAVEPRLSVRHALREDLTLKAGAGLFHQAPTTLISLPVVDVAGLEYGLQQGLQFSLGAEWRGWKAFEVGLDVYLNPMLRTVELTPFSGDSFDEDDIGDPVDDDDDVGRPTLPDLTRHGLAYGLELLIRRPLGGAWFGWLSYTLQRSTRYTRFTRHDARGNELGQVEKNLPFVFDQTHILNLVVSRKFGSNWTLGGVLHFNTGRPEAGQLGSQTQREGIVDGRPGWVEVDRDQVDRLPAFFRFDIRVSRSWAYETFTLEAYLDMLNVAIRKEVVGFDYLGGFGRPLVKESIGVPVVLPILGVKGRY from the coding sequence GTGCTGCTGGTGCTCCAGGCCGGGACCGCCTTCGCCCAGGGCCTGGACGGCGGTTCCCCGGACGCGGGCGCCCCCACCGAGGTGGAGGTGCGCCGCACCGAGGCGGGCTTCGCGCTGGAGGCTGGGGACGCGGGCACGGAGCCAGTCTTCCTGCCCCCCTCGCTGCTCGCGGACTCGCCCGCCCAGTACCCGCCGGAGCTTGCCGCGGAGCAGGTGACGGGCACGGTCCGGCTGGAGCTGCTGGTGGACGAGGCGGGCGAGGTGGAGTCCGCCACGCTGGTGGAGGGCAGCCACCCGCTGCTGAACGAGGCCGCGCTGCACGCCGCGCCGGGCCTGCGCTTCGTCCCGGCCACGCTGGACGGAGGCCCGGTGCCCGTGCGCATCGGCTTCGAGTACCGCTTCGAGGCGCCCCGGCTGGAGGAGGGGCCCCCGGGGGATGGGGGCGTGGCGCTGGGCCCCGTCACCCTCAAGGGGCTGGTGCGCGCCAAGGGCAACCGGCGGCCCCTGCCCGGCGCGGTGCTGGTGTCCGAGGCCGCGCCGGACGCGCCCGTGGAGACGGATGCGGCGGGGCGCTTCGAGGCGCGGTGGCCGCCGGGCACGCAGTGGGTGCGGGTGACGAGCCCGGGGCACAAGCCGCTCAGCTTCCGGGAGAACGTGCGCCCCGGCGAGACGCTGGAGGTGGTGTACGGGCTGGAGCCGCTGGTGCTCAACCCGTACGAGACGGTGGTGCGCGGGGACCGGGAGCGCACCGAGGTGTCCCGCGTCACGCTGCACGACGCGGAACTGCGCGAGGTGCCGGGCACGCTGGGAGACCCCTTCCGCGTGGTGATGCTGCTGCCGGGCGTGGGCAGCATGCTCTCCGGGGTGGCGTACCCGGTGGTGCGCGGCAGCCAGCCGTCCTCCACGGGCTACTTCCTGGACGGCGTGCGGGTGCCCATCCTCTTCCACCTCTTCCTGGGCCCCGCCGTCCTCCACCCGGACTTCATCGACACCATCGACTTCTACCCGGGCACGCCCCCGCCCCAGTACGGGCGGCTGATGGGCGGGGCCATCAACGGCCGGCTGAGCCGCCCCCGGGATGACCGCGTCCACGGCAGCGTCTACGCGGACTTCATCAACGCGGGCTTCTTCATCGAGTACCCGTTCCAGTCCACGGGCACCAACGTCTCGGTGGCCGGGCGCTACTCGTACACGCCCTGGATTGTCGCCATCGCGGCCAATGCCATCCAGGAGCCGCCCCCTCCCGGGCGGAAGAACGACAAGCTGGTGCTGGACTTCTGGGACTACCAGGCGCGCGTGGAGCAGAAGGTGGGCCGCGGGCAGACGCGCCTGTTCGCGTTCGGCTCCTCGGACACGTTCGGTGAGGAGGCGCAGGATGCGCTGGGCTCCACCTCGCTCCAGACCATTCTCTTTCACCGCGTGGACCTGCGGCACCAGCACCCGGTGGGGCCCGGCCAGCTGGAGGCCGGGGTGACGTGGGGGCTGGACCGGCTGGGCCTGGTCAGCCGGGATCCGGACGAGCGCACGGAGTTCCACATCGACAACCTGACGTTCTCGGCCCGGACCCGCTACGACATGAAGGTGTCCGAGCGGCTGTCGCTGCGCGCCGGCGCGGACCTGGACCACACCCGCGCGAACGTGCAGGCCTTCTTCCCCGACGAGGAGGAGGATGGCTCCACGCGCGACCGGGTCATCAACGCGCCGGTCTCCCTGGGGCTCTTCACCGGGGCCTATGCCGAGCTGGTGTGGCAGCCGGAGGCGCGGTGGACGGTGGTGCCCGGCCTGCGGGTGGACAACTACCACCTGTCGCCCGGCATCAACCGCTTCGCCGTGGAGCCGCGGCTGAGCGTCCGGCACGCCCTGCGGGAGGATTTGACGCTCAAGGCCGGGGCGGGGCTGTTCCACCAGGCGCCCACCACGCTCATCAGCCTGCCCGTGGTGGACGTGGCGGGGCTGGAGTACGGCCTGCAGCAGGGGCTCCAGTTCTCCCTGGGCGCGGAGTGGCGCGGGTGGAAGGCGTTCGAGGTGGGGCTGGACGTCTACCTCAACCCGATGCTGCGCACCGTGGAGCTGACGCCCTTCTCGGGGGACTCGTTCGACGAGGACGACATTGGCGATCCCGTGGATGATGACGATGATGTCGGCCGGCCCACGCTGCCGGACCTCACGCGCCACGGCCTGGCCTACGGGCTGGAGCTGCTCATCCGCCGGCCCCTGGGGGGCGCGTGGTTCGGCTGGCTCTCGTACACCTTGCAGCGCAGCACGCGCTACACGCGCTTCACGCGCCACGATGCCCGGGGCAACGAGCTGGGGCAGGTGGAGAAGAACCTGCCCTTCGTCTTCGACCAGACGCACATCCTCAACCTGGTGGTGAGCCGCAAGTTCGGCAGCAACTGGACGCTGGGCGGGGTGCTGCACTTCAACACCGGGCGGCCCGAGGCGGGCCAGCTGGGCAGCCAGACGCAGCGCGAGGGCATCGTCGATGGCCGGCCGGGCTGGGTGGAGGTGGACCGGGACCAGGTGGACCGGCTCCCGGCCTTCTTCCGGTTCGACATCCGGGTGTCGCGCTCCTGGGCCTACGAGACGTTCACGCTCGAGGCGTACCTGGACATGCTGAACGTGGCCATCCGCAAGGAGGTGGTGGGCTTCGACTACCTGGGGGGCTTCGGCCGGCCGCTGGTGAAGGAGTCGATTGGCGTCCCCGTGGTGTTGCCCATCCTGGGGGTGAAAGGCCGCTATTGA
- a CDS encoding helix-turn-helix domain-containing protein gives MEKRLATTVGEASRLARMRAGLTQADVAERIGVATEVYGRMERGKMLPSISTLLRLCVVLRSGPDELMGMAPIHGAPERSPWASEVPAGLDDTPEMRRVLRTLRRMKRPQLKLMYLVATAILTRP, from the coding sequence ATGGAGAAGCGCCTGGCCACGACGGTGGGCGAGGCCTCGCGCCTGGCGCGCATGCGCGCGGGGTTGACGCAGGCGGACGTGGCCGAGCGCATTGGCGTGGCCACCGAGGTGTATGGGCGGATGGAGCGCGGGAAGATGTTGCCCAGCATCTCGACGCTGCTGCGGCTGTGTGTGGTGCTGCGCAGCGGGCCGGACGAGCTGATGGGGATGGCGCCCATCCACGGCGCCCCGGAGCGCTCGCCCTGGGCCAGCGAGGTGCCCGCAGGGCTCGACGACACGCCGGAGATGCGCCGGGTGCTGCGCACCCTGCGGCGGATGAAGCGGCCCCAGCTCAAGCTGATGTACCTGGTGGCCACCGCCATCCTCACGCGCCCCTGA
- a CDS encoding serine/threonine-protein kinase codes for MSSPPPEPHPPQVLLRAGHTSYEFVQWLGPARHGELILVRRRYGAAFGGYAVIKRPCPAGSEEARRRLVEEARVTSQLSHPNILAVHPLKGPGDAPHLVLEHVPKHRLEAVLAAAERSQQPLSEAFACYLVAEVADALHHAHTLTDEHGRALGIVHRDVTPHNILLSEHGAVKLLEFGVAWSRLSGRLGSEGSESQGSLAYAAPELAQGVSLEARADQFSLGIVLLQLLTGRHLFEGAEAFDARQRQALPPDATLRQCAQELRERIRRYSVADRDAATRAVPEALRATVHRALAPEPGDRFLSCAHLAGALREHLRLTGQHFGRQEALAELVALHYVALRVEAGEDPGDAVEERLLPEPSRQATRPLVSPRAARPRSLPRRR; via the coding sequence ATGTCTTCCCCGCCCCCCGAGCCCCACCCGCCCCAGGTGCTGCTGAGGGCCGGGCACACCTCGTATGAGTTCGTCCAGTGGCTGGGGCCCGCCCGCCATGGCGAGCTCATCCTCGTGCGCCGCCGGTATGGCGCGGCCTTCGGAGGCTACGCGGTCATCAAGCGCCCCTGCCCCGCGGGCAGCGAGGAGGCCCGGCGCCGGCTGGTGGAGGAGGCGCGCGTCACCTCCCAGCTCAGCCACCCCAACATCCTGGCCGTCCACCCGCTCAAGGGCCCCGGGGATGCGCCCCACCTGGTGCTGGAGCACGTCCCGAAGCACCGGCTGGAGGCGGTGCTGGCCGCCGCCGAGCGCAGCCAGCAGCCCCTGTCGGAGGCCTTCGCCTGCTACCTGGTGGCGGAGGTGGCCGACGCGCTTCACCACGCCCACACGCTCACCGACGAGCACGGGCGCGCGCTGGGCATCGTCCACCGCGACGTGACGCCCCACAACATCCTCCTCAGCGAGCACGGGGCGGTGAAGCTGCTGGAGTTCGGCGTGGCCTGGTCCCGGCTGTCCGGGCGCCTGGGCAGCGAGGGCTCCGAGTCGCAGGGCAGCCTGGCCTATGCCGCGCCCGAGCTGGCGCAGGGCGTCTCGCTGGAGGCCCGCGCGGATCAATTCTCCCTGGGCATCGTCCTGCTCCAGCTGCTCACCGGCCGGCACCTCTTCGAGGGGGCGGAGGCCTTCGACGCGCGGCAGCGGCAGGCCCTCCCGCCGGACGCCACCCTGCGCCAGTGCGCCCAGGAGCTGCGGGAGCGCATCCGCCGCTACTCGGTGGCGGACCGGGACGCGGCCACGCGCGCGGTGCCCGAGGCCTTGCGCGCCACCGTCCACCGGGCGCTCGCGCCCGAGCCCGGGGATCGCTTCCTGTCCTGCGCCCACCTGGCGGGGGCCCTGCGCGAGCACCTGCGCCTCACCGGGCAGCACTTCGGCCGGCAGGAGGCCCTGGCGGAGCTGGTGGCGCTCCACTACGTCGCCCTGCGCGTGGAGGCCGGGGAGGACCCGGGCGACGCGGTCGAGGAGCGCCTGCTTCCCGAACCCTCCCGGCAGGCGACGCGGCCCCTGGTCAGCCCGCGGGCCGCCCGGCCCCGCAGCCTCCCGCGCCGGCGCTGA